From Coffea arabica cultivar ET-39 chromosome 2e, Coffea Arabica ET-39 HiFi, whole genome shotgun sequence, the proteins below share one genomic window:
- the LOC113729975 gene encoding uncharacterized protein, with protein MDKAPVHCSANLAEVSTDLNKFVNVQSSDFARPVLGLDSYGVANSYFSRGSKRKWGMVDGSSLFLGLGHSSSSCTTMSPGREMEEDSSIHLGLSIDLQLGNHRANYANQLPYITAKAYEARRPEVDLELSLSTGPAESDVTTITQGSSPHKNKIEPPASVATVQLVDEGSTSSRWKCGPLVPPVQSLGTFALGDQLNSCNNPTPLTTNISSASLATPRNSVSCASGAIPQPQRRINVKTCRFEGCVRGARGASGLCIAHGGGRRCQRAGCQKGAEGRTVFCKAHGGGRRCQHLGCTKSAEGRTDFCIGHGGGRRCNHGGCTRAARGKSGLCIRHGGGKRCKMENCTKSAEGISGLCISHGGGRRCQYPTCAKGAQGSTVFCKAHGGGKRCTYLGCTKGAEGSTPLCKGHGGGKRCTFEGCTKSVHGGTLFCVSHGGGKRCSMAGCTKSARGRTNFCVRHGGGKRCKHEGCTKSAQGSTDFCKAHGGGKRCSWEQVGSEFGGQATVPCDKFARGKSGLCAAHTAQVQEKLVHGDGVLMVPILENRLFSKMERMKGVFAVSSGTDSTNRGAISVGMSSHGHKDACCRMPPQDNLDEFSLPESRVHGGSLMAMLRGGTSFQTGNSTVHGDEVGRRKTYPISDS; from the coding sequence ATGGACAAGGCCCCTGTACATTGTAGTGCTAATTTAGCCGAAGTGTCAACTGATCTGAACAAATTTGTTAATgttcaatcaagtgactttgCAAGACCTGTATTAGGGTTGGATTCCTATGGTGTTGCAAACTCTTATTTTTCCAGGGGAAGCAAGAGAAAATGGGGAATGGTTGATGGATCTTCTTTGTTTCTTGGTTTGGGCCACTCGTCAAGTTCTTGCACTACAATGTCACCTGGGAGAGAAATGGAAGAGGATTCTTCTATTCATCTTGGTCTAAGTATTGATCTTCAGCTCGGAAATCATAGGGCAAATTATGCAAATCAGCTTCCCTATATCACTGCAAAAGCATATGAAGCGAGGAGGCCTGAAGTAGATCTGGAGTTGAGTTTGTCAACTGGACCTGCTGAATCAGATGTTACTACCATTACACAAGGATCCAGTCCTCATAAGAATAAAATAGAACCTCCAGCTTCGGTGGCTACAGTTCAACTTGTGGATGAAGGATCAACATCATCTCGATGGAAATGCGGGCCACTTGTGCCTCCTGTGCAGAGTTTGGGGACCTTTGCTCTGGGTGACCAACTCAACAGCTGTAATAATCCAACTCCGCTCACAACAAACATCTCATCTGCCTCACTGGCAACTCCTAGAAACTCAGTTTCCTGTGCTTCTGGGGCAATTCCTCAGCCACAGCGACGCATCAATGTGAAAACTTGTAGGTTTGAAGGTTGCGTAAGAGGAGCAAGAGGTGCTTCTGGCCTTTGTATTGCCCATGGGGGTGGCAGGAGGTGTCAGAGAGCTGGATGTCAGAAGGGTGCTGAAGGCAGGACTGTATTCTGTAAGGCCCATGGCGGAGGTCGGCGCTGCCAACATCTTGGATGTACTAAGAGTGCTGAGGGGCGTACTGACTTTTGCATTGGTCATGGTGGTGGTAGACGCTGCAATCATGGTGGCTGCACTCGTGCTGCAAGAGGTAAATCCGGTTTATGCATTCGTCATGGGGGTGGCAAAAGGTGCAAAATGGAAAATTGTACCAAGAGTGCTGAGGGGATTTCTGGCCTCTGCATCTCCCACGGTGGTGGCCGTCGTTGCCAGTATCCTACCTGTGCAAAAGGTGCTCAGGGCAGCACAGTGTTCTGTAAAGCACATGGTGGCGGGAAAAGGTGTACCTATTTGGGATGCACAAAAGGTGCAGAAGGGAGTACACCTTTATGTAAAGGACATGGTGGGGGTAAGAGGTGTACATTTGAAGGGTGTACCAAGAGTGTGCATGGGGGTACATTATTTTGTGTAAGTCATGGTGGGGGCAAGAGGTGTTCCATGGCTGGTTGCACAAAGAGTGCACGGGGACGCACAAACTTCTGTGTTCGTCATGGTGGTGGAAAAAGGTGTAAACATGAAGGATGTACTAAGAGTGCCCAAGGAAGCACCGACTTCTGCAAGGCACATGGGGGAGGCAAACGATGCTCCTGGGAACAAGTGGGATCTGAGTTTGGTGGTCAAGCTACTGTTCCGTGTGATAAGTTTGCTCGGGGAAAATCTGGCCTTTGTGCTGCCCACACTGCCCAGGTGCAAGAAAAACTTGTTCATGGTGATGGTGTTTTGATGGTTCCCATACTTGAAAACCGGCTTTTCAGCAAAATGGAAAGGATGAAAGGGGTATTTGCGGTTTCCAGTGGCACAGATTCTACAAATAGGGGAGCAATTTCAGTTGGCATGAGTAGTCATGGACATAAAGACGCATGCTGCCGGATGCCACCACAAGATAATTTAGATGAATTTTCTCTTCCGGAGAGTAGGGTACACGGAGGAAGCCTAATGGCCATGCTCAGAGGTGGCACATCCTTTCAAACTGGCAACAGTACTGTGCATGGTGATGAAGTGGGGAGGCGAAAAACTTATCCAATATCTGACAGCTGA
- the LOC140036492 gene encoding TATA-box-binding protein-like codes for MYICTAPPFFFLSPLFFSACDMNTGQSRMADFGFIENSSGTIPKPTIQNIVSTVNLNCMLDLKAIAMHARNAEYNPRRFAAVIMRIREPKTTALIFATGKIVCTGAKSEAQSKLAARRYTKIIEKCGVKGVQFKDFKIQNIVGSTDMKFPIRLEHLACAHAAFVTYDPEVFPGLIYRMKHPNVALLIFASGKIILTGAKVRDDTYKAFDNIYPVLTQFKRKNQLC; via the coding sequence ATGTATATATGCACGGCGCCgcccttctttttcctctctcctctcttcttTTCTGCGTGTGATATGAACACTGGGCAATCAAGAATGGCTGATTTTGGATTCATTGAGAACTCATCTGGGACGATTCCTAAACCGACCATACAAAACATAGTTTCAACAGTCAACTTGAACTGCATGTTGGACCTAAAAGCCATTGCCATGCATGCTCGTAATGCAGAGTACAATCCAAGACGCTTTGCAGCTGTTATCATGAGGATTAGGGAGCCCAAAACCACGGCATTGATTTTTGCCACCGGAAAGATTGTCTGCACCGGGGCCAAGAGTGAAGCACAGTCTAAGCTTGCAGCCAGGAGATACACGAAGATCATTGAAAAGTGTGGGGTCAAAGGAGTCCAGTTTAAAGATTTCAAGATCCAGAACATTGTTGGATCTACTGATATGAAATTTCCTATCAGACTTGAACATTTGGCTTGTGCCCATGCGGCCTTTGTAACCTATGATCCAGAAGTGTTTCCTGGCTTGATATACAGGATGAAGCATCCCAATGTGGCGCTTCTCATCTTTGCGTCCGGGAAGATCATCCTCACGGGAGCAAAGGTGAGGGATGACACTTATAAAGCCTTCGACAACATATACCCTGTGCTCACACAGTTCAAGAGGAAGAACCAACTATGTTGA